The following proteins come from a genomic window of Candidatus Eisenbacteria bacterium:
- the otsB gene encoding trehalose-phosphatase, protein MGAQAAPRRPPAPPAPRHAPPDRKAVTKGSRSLFSAPARARARSILGRRGTRVLLALDVDGTIAPIVAKLGRARVPAATLRVLDRLARMRGVTVAVVSARSRRVLGRLVPVPRARFAALYGLEGVVAPAASIRKRLRRGARRIAALVEPVAEAFQGSVLERKSMTVALHDRGVAAGRFPALRRALRRAATAARPLGFEPARGHRVTEFVPRGYDKGRALAMLRRRYTPDVVLYFGDADSDEPAFAVLRGNDFAVRVGPGRTRARYRVRGPAEVVRFLRSLISLRSGLDP, encoded by the coding sequence TTGGGCGCGCAGGCTGCTCCGCGACGTCCGCCGGCTCCACCTGCTCCCCGGCACGCGCCGCCCGACCGTAAGGCGGTGACAAAGGGCTCGCGATCGCTCTTCTCGGCTCCGGCCCGCGCGAGGGCCCGGTCGATCTTGGGGCGACGCGGCACCCGGGTGCTCCTCGCGCTCGACGTCGACGGAACGATCGCTCCCATCGTCGCGAAGCTCGGGCGGGCGCGCGTTCCCGCGGCGACGCTCCGCGTGCTGGATCGGCTCGCGCGGATGCGCGGCGTCACGGTGGCGGTGGTCAGCGCGCGGAGCCGGCGCGTGCTGGGGCGGCTCGTACCCGTGCCGCGCGCCCGATTTGCCGCGCTCTATGGGCTCGAGGGCGTGGTCGCGCCGGCGGCCTCGATTCGGAAACGCTTGCGGCGCGGGGCGAGGCGGATCGCGGCGCTCGTGGAGCCCGTCGCGGAGGCGTTCCAGGGGAGCGTCTTGGAGCGAAAGAGCATGACGGTCGCCCTCCACGATCGTGGCGTGGCGGCCGGCCGGTTCCCCGCCCTCCGGCGCGCGCTTCGACGCGCCGCCACGGCGGCACGGCCGCTTGGCTTCGAGCCCGCGCGCGGACATCGCGTGACCGAGTTCGTGCCGAGGGGGTACGATAAGGGACGCGCCCTGGCCATGTTGCGGCGGCGGTATACGCCGGACGTCGTACTCTATTTCGGGGACGCCGACTCCGACGAGCCCGCGTTCGCTGTCCTTCGCGGGAACGACTTTGCTGTCCGCGTTGGTCCCGGCCGCACGCGCGCGCGGTATCGCGTGCGTGGGCCGGCTGAAGTTGTGAGATTCTTGCGTTCGCTCATTTCGCTCCGTTCGGGATTGGACCCGTAG
- a CDS encoding trehalose-6-phosphate synthase, whose protein sequence is MPAPRGRIHEKLVRAAGRAAAKETHRRDLARQTTPEQLGRSVREYLGATRIIIASKSEPYQHVRRNGTIESLRSPGGLASALDSVARATGAVWVAQASGDADREVVDDHGRVKMPPGQERYTLQRLWIEDEERAEGFNRFANGCLWPLCHVVYVRPIFVASQWRAYQEVNRQFAESIIEAAGDEPALVLLQDYHLALVASELRERRPDLTTVLFWHIPWPNPEVFRILPWKREILEGLLACDLLGFHIRFHGMNFIDTVSQELEALVDRERIAVRRAGQRTYVRDYPISPDVAEISLTAATSSTEIAVRRIRERLGLGNARVILGVDRLDYTKGIPERLDAYERMLDAHPELRDKVVMVLVAVPSRVDLPEYQAVGRAVAERVERLNQRFGSGDRRSVHLITENLDFKDLIPYYVLADVMAVTSLHDGMNLVSKEYVAAKVNEDGVLILSPYTGASRELEHAIQVSPYDTELLAIALYRALAMPPEERTRRMRTLRDVVASQNIYDWARRLLRDVRRLHLLPGTRRPTVRR, encoded by the coding sequence ATGCCGGCCCCGCGAGGTCGAATTCACGAAAAGCTGGTGCGCGCGGCGGGCCGCGCCGCGGCGAAGGAAACCCATCGGCGCGACCTGGCTCGCCAGACCACGCCCGAGCAGCTCGGGCGGAGCGTCCGCGAGTACCTGGGCGCCACGCGCATCATCATCGCTTCGAAGAGCGAGCCGTACCAGCACGTCCGCCGCAACGGAACGATCGAATCGCTTCGCAGCCCCGGCGGGCTCGCCTCGGCCCTCGACTCGGTGGCGCGGGCGACCGGCGCCGTCTGGGTCGCTCAAGCTTCCGGCGACGCCGACCGCGAGGTGGTGGACGACCACGGCCGCGTCAAGATGCCGCCGGGCCAGGAGCGGTACACGCTCCAGCGGCTCTGGATCGAGGACGAGGAGCGCGCGGAGGGCTTCAATCGCTTCGCGAACGGGTGCCTCTGGCCTCTCTGCCACGTCGTCTACGTGCGCCCGATCTTCGTCGCCTCGCAGTGGCGCGCCTACCAGGAGGTCAATCGCCAGTTCGCCGAATCGATCATCGAGGCGGCGGGCGACGAGCCCGCGCTTGTGCTCTTACAGGACTATCACCTGGCGCTCGTCGCCTCCGAGCTGCGCGAGCGCCGCCCCGATCTCACGACCGTGCTGTTCTGGCATATTCCCTGGCCCAACCCGGAGGTCTTCCGCATCCTCCCGTGGAAGCGCGAGATCCTCGAGGGGCTCCTCGCGTGCGACCTCCTCGGATTTCACATTCGATTCCACGGGATGAACTTCATCGACACCGTCTCGCAGGAGCTGGAAGCCCTGGTCGACCGCGAGCGGATCGCGGTCCGGCGCGCGGGACAACGCACGTACGTTCGCGACTACCCGATCAGCCCCGATGTCGCGGAGATTTCCCTCACGGCCGCGACCTCATCGACCGAGATCGCGGTGCGTCGCATCCGCGAGCGGCTTGGCCTCGGCAACGCGCGCGTCATTCTCGGGGTCGACCGGCTCGACTACACGAAGGGGATCCCGGAGCGCCTGGATGCCTACGAGCGGATGCTCGACGCTCACCCCGAGCTGCGCGACAAGGTCGTGATGGTCCTGGTCGCGGTCCCGAGCCGCGTCGACCTTCCGGAATATCAGGCCGTGGGGCGCGCGGTGGCGGAGCGGGTGGAACGCTTGAACCAGCGTTTCGGCTCGGGCGACCGGCGGTCCGTCCACCTCATCACCGAGAACCTCGATTTCAAGGATCTGATTCCCTACTACGTCCTCGCCGACGTCATGGCGGTCACGTCCCTCCACGACGGGATGAACCTCGTCTCCAAGGAATACGTCGCGGCCAAGGTGAACGAGGACGGCGTGCTGATCCTGAGTCCGTACACCGGAGCCTCGCGCGAGCTCGAGCACGCGATTCAGGTGAGCCCCTACGATACCGAGCTCCTGGCCATCGCGCTCTACCGCGCTCTCGCGATGCCGCCGGAGGAGCGCACGCGGCGGATGCGGACCCTGCGCGACGTGGTGGCGTCTCAAAACATCTATGATTGGGCGCGCAGGCTGCTCCGCGACGTCCGCCGGCTCCACCTGCTCCCCGGCACGCGCCGCCCGACCGTAAGGCGGTGA
- a CDS encoding CDP-alcohol phosphatidyltransferase family protein: MTEPERQSTFITTRFERWALPRLAAALPRWVLPDHLTALGVLGATVIAAGYGLSNRNPHWLWLANAGLLVHWFGDSLDGTVARFRKIERPRYGFYLDHLTDAYSTLVIGLGLGFSPYMLLAVGLAMVIAYLVLSINVYLETHVFGKFRFGYGVMGPTEARIILVGLNLLALTVGPLPFHLIGRGVTVFDVLGSAAALSMAGMLMRRVVRNLRQLSQDEPQRR; encoded by the coding sequence GTGACCGAGCCTGAGCGGCAATCCACCTTCATCACGACCCGGTTCGAACGATGGGCGCTGCCGCGACTCGCGGCCGCCCTCCCGCGTTGGGTCCTCCCGGACCACCTCACCGCGCTCGGAGTCCTCGGCGCGACCGTCATCGCGGCGGGTTACGGCCTCTCGAACAGAAATCCGCACTGGCTCTGGCTCGCGAACGCGGGGCTCTTGGTCCACTGGTTCGGCGACAGCCTCGACGGCACCGTCGCGCGCTTCCGGAAAATCGAGCGTCCCCGCTACGGCTTCTATCTCGACCACTTGACGGACGCCTACTCGACCCTCGTCATCGGGCTCGGCCTCGGGTTCTCGCCCTACATGCTGCTCGCGGTCGGCCTCGCCATGGTGATCGCTTACCTCGTGCTCTCGATCAACGTCTACCTCGAGACGCACGTATTCGGCAAGTTCCGATTCGGGTACGGCGTGATGGGACCCACGGAGGCGCGAATCATCCTGGTCGGCCTGAACCTGCTCGCCTTGACCGTCGGCCCGCTGCCGTTCCACCTGATCGGCCGTGGGGTCACGGTCTTCGACGTCCTGGGGAGCGCGGCCGCGCTCTCGATGGCGGGGATGCTGATGCGGCGAGTCGTTCGAAACCTGAGGCAGCTGAGCCAGGACGAGCCGCAGCGGCGCTAG
- a CDS encoding energy transducer TonB: protein MTVATVRLDNYGARRRTLWTMTTSFVLHVLLLLWIMTLKSAVADLPLVTEITLLEPGDLQAAAPSAPAPTPAAPGQVTTRGMTTKSSEDTHFRRVADRGDISLDPQSDVTLMDRMASRLAALQNQSRPSTVGSVSASTPTSLFGTSPATVAGPGTGSAAVSLTRGGAGGGTALDLSRGTTAGAPAALAPAGLPAGKSEADAPAKAGESTAQRTVAGASLMGPVADRPVLFHSLPVYPDWAKREAVEGSVTIYFVVRPNGSVKENVMIQKTAGFGDFDENARVALRGWRFEPLRDGRTGEQWGTITFHFRLREAG, encoded by the coding sequence TTGACCGTCGCGACCGTTCGACTCGACAACTACGGGGCCCGCCGCCGGACGCTGTGGACGATGACGACGAGCTTCGTGCTCCACGTGCTCTTGCTCCTGTGGATCATGACGCTCAAGAGCGCCGTCGCCGACCTGCCTTTGGTCACCGAGATCACGCTCTTGGAGCCGGGCGATCTGCAGGCGGCTGCCCCGTCGGCGCCCGCGCCGACTCCGGCAGCGCCGGGGCAGGTAACCACCCGCGGGATGACGACGAAGAGTTCCGAGGACACCCACTTCCGTCGGGTGGCCGATCGCGGGGACATCTCACTCGATCCGCAGTCCGACGTGACCTTGATGGACCGGATGGCCTCACGCCTCGCGGCGCTCCAGAATCAGTCGCGACCGAGCACCGTCGGAAGCGTGTCCGCCTCGACGCCGACCTCCCTGTTCGGGACGAGCCCGGCGACCGTGGCCGGACCCGGGACGGGATCCGCGGCCGTCAGCCTGACACGAGGTGGCGCGGGAGGCGGAACCGCGCTCGATCTCTCTCGCGGTACCACCGCCGGCGCGCCGGCCGCGCTCGCGCCCGCCGGGCTCCCGGCCGGCAAGTCGGAGGCGGACGCACCCGCCAAGGCGGGAGAGTCGACGGCGCAGCGGACGGTCGCGGGCGCCTCCTTGATGGGTCCCGTCGCGGACCGGCCCGTGCTTTTCCACTCGCTGCCTGTCTACCCCGATTGGGCGAAGCGCGAAGCGGTGGAGGGCTCCGTCACCATCTACTTCGTGGTTCGGCCGAACGGCAGCGTGAAAGAGAACGTCATGATCCAGAAGACCGCCGGCTTCGGAGACTTCGACGAGAATGCCCGCGTGGCACTCCGCGGATGGCGATTCGAGCCCTTGAGGGACGGACGGACCGGAGAGCAGTGGGGAACGATCACGTTCCACTTCCGGCTCCGCGAAGCAGGCTAA
- a CDS encoding biopolymer transporter ExbD: MRRGRIPGYQVMITKINVTPIIDVALVLVIILLVTAPLLSVADLPVDLPQARSREAEDERNVSITLSTAGAIAIDEDIVSADELGPALQARLAKSGNEGVLVVVRADAGAPYSAVHHLLEVARAAGATRLAIATRQRTEAKP, from the coding sequence GTGCGACGAGGCCGAATTCCCGGATACCAGGTGATGATCACCAAGATCAACGTCACGCCGATCATCGACGTGGCGCTGGTGCTGGTCATCATCCTGTTGGTGACCGCGCCGCTTCTCTCGGTCGCCGATCTCCCGGTCGATCTGCCCCAGGCCCGCAGTCGTGAAGCGGAGGACGAGCGGAACGTGAGCATCACGCTCTCGACGGCCGGCGCGATCGCGATCGACGAGGACATCGTTTCGGCCGATGAGCTGGGCCCGGCGCTTCAGGCCCGGCTGGCCAAGAGCGGAAACGAGGGCGTCCTCGTGGTCGTGCGGGCGGACGCAGGCGCGCCCTACTCGGCCGTTCACCACCTCCTCGAGGTAGCCCGCGCCGCGGGAGCCACGCGGCTCGCCATCGCGACCCGCCAGAGAACGGAGGCGAAACCTTGA
- a CDS encoding biopolymer transporter ExbD → MRRTRVRHEEGIFEPNMTPLIDVSLVLVVILMVATPLAFQSSIAVQRAAQAARKAAIVADTERIEITIVSQETVLVNKNQIPRSSLAALLKPLLDASPSKVVVVRCADGVTHGSFVSVLDDAKACGASQIAVVGG, encoded by the coding sequence ATGCGTCGAACCCGAGTCCGTCATGAAGAGGGGATCTTCGAGCCGAACATGACCCCTCTGATCGACGTCTCTTTGGTGCTGGTTGTGATTCTGATGGTGGCGACGCCGCTCGCGTTTCAGTCGAGCATCGCGGTGCAGCGGGCCGCGCAGGCGGCGCGCAAAGCCGCGATCGTCGCGGACACGGAGCGGATCGAGATCACAATCGTCTCCCAGGAGACGGTGCTCGTGAACAAGAACCAGATCCCGCGCTCGAGCCTCGCGGCTCTCTTGAAGCCGCTCCTCGATGCGAGCCCGTCGAAGGTCGTCGTGGTCCGGTGCGCGGACGGCGTGACCCACGGGTCGTTCGTGAGCGTGCTGGACGACGCCAAGGCCTGTGGCGCCTCGCAGATCGCGGTCGTGGGAGGTTAA
- a CDS encoding MotA/TolQ/ExbB proton channel family protein, translated as MFENFDWIGAMRTSPVMVIILLCSVLTLGFAIERVIYFWNRRGNPDGVLASALVALRSGNNEEAARVCSKEAHPVGAVAADVIRAMDENPESAEERMHIALSEQRLQMERNLGFLGTMGNTAPLLGLLGTVWGIMRAFHDMARTGSAGPSVVAAGVAEALFTTAAGLLVAVPAVMIYNHFVRRMGIMLTVAENHARTIRMNVGGRRQSVQTKVRVA; from the coding sequence ATGTTCGAGAACTTCGATTGGATCGGAGCGATGCGTACGAGCCCGGTGATGGTGATCATTCTGCTCTGCAGCGTGCTCACCCTTGGGTTCGCGATCGAGAGGGTCATCTATTTCTGGAATCGGCGCGGCAACCCGGATGGTGTGCTTGCCTCTGCGCTTGTCGCCCTGCGCTCCGGGAACAACGAGGAAGCCGCGCGCGTCTGCTCGAAGGAGGCCCATCCCGTGGGCGCCGTCGCCGCCGATGTCATCCGGGCCATGGACGAGAACCCCGAATCCGCGGAAGAGCGGATGCATATCGCTCTGAGCGAGCAGCGGCTCCAGATGGAGCGCAATCTCGGCTTCCTGGGAACGATGGGCAACACCGCCCCTCTGCTCGGTCTTCTCGGTACCGTCTGGGGGATCATGCGCGCGTTCCATGACATGGCCCGCACCGGCTCGGCCGGACCCTCGGTCGTCGCGGCGGGCGTGGCCGAGGCGCTCTTCACGACGGCGGCCGGACTTCTCGTCGCGGTGCCTGCCGTCATGATCTACAACCACTTCGTGCGCCGTATGGGGATCATGCTGACCGTGGCGGAGAACCACGCCCGGACGATCCGGATGAACGTCGGTGGCCGTCGGCAGTCCGTCCAGACCAAGGTCCGCGTCGCCTAG
- a CDS encoding tetratricopeptide repeat protein, whose product MFSTALLVGALIAPPPSYAGDKQKVEADKKGAPAELKEAGLAFESARLLSAADRVPALEGLGQTAASVLRGDLTQEEQAAASALSAQIRYELKDYRGAADEYRRAAGRMGNGPFVDDAEFASIRAMEEAGQDREAAGEWVAWEKRHPQSAMRGEARLAQAWNALRRGDTDIAARQLAALTQTNPWYERDSRFGLAKGTLLYTQGKPIEALAAVGLRTPGPAATYLRGLCYRGQGSVLQSAASFQEVAERYPDSPLRDPAMLAKADAFLVARDYRSASEEFARVVKKAHDPRVIGEAEVRGAGSLFLAGAADSSLAILRGIVQRYPDTDVAARAQFLVGEVLLSRGQYAEAIVEMNRVLSQYFQHSVAASAQYRVGRCLDALGRKGDATGTYQAVVSGYPLEPEAPAAAYLAGVGLLSQGKARAAAPYFQIVLDRYVAQMDKPNLDMFRSPERLELVDAALCLLLYSYHRAGDLGQLAGAPHVLLEKMPPSRSPWRAYALLIDADASASQARYPESQATLQRLTHDFPDNPIGANATKLLAWTYARQGRDSLAIATEERLVARYGGSANPDIVSAAYLDIAHDRFNEKNYRAAALGYEAFLKRFPTHPRRLLAHYQAGLAYVRLNRAGDAVDHWEAIVKDSASAPIAERAWARAGDLYFQAQRYEEAKRCYRGLLENFAQTDAAGLAMLRMGQCEYNAGYDGAALQRYSEVIARFPDTPYAKEAQRGSELSLYRLGQTAKGTAELAKLVEQYPTGSFAGDALFQIAKNDYQAKRYAAAADGFRRVVSQFPGYSAADQAQYLLADSYAHAGSLEESRMAYEQFLAFFPTSELRPTAEFQLGLQQFQAKDYMRAAVSFTQVLGESASVDVRSASRYNLALCQRQLGQTDEAKAALLRYREEHPNDARAADIAYQIGDLEEAVGNQATALDEFQKALASRPSPALELELNYRVGRGLEEQGNVDAALKAYNRATASTDLKNAFRLSAVARCAAIYEAKKDYVRAMYAYRDIAQNSKDNELAAAAKGRASELESRGVKKR is encoded by the coding sequence GTGTTCTCCACCGCTCTCCTCGTCGGGGCGCTGATAGCCCCTCCCCCGTCGTACGCGGGTGACAAGCAGAAGGTGGAGGCAGACAAGAAGGGGGCTCCCGCGGAGCTCAAGGAGGCGGGGCTGGCCTTTGAGTCCGCCCGTCTCCTCTCGGCGGCGGATCGCGTCCCGGCCCTCGAGGGGTTGGGACAGACCGCGGCCTCCGTGCTCCGAGGCGACCTCACGCAAGAGGAGCAGGCGGCGGCCTCGGCCCTTTCGGCGCAGATCCGTTACGAGCTGAAGGACTATCGGGGCGCGGCCGACGAGTACCGCCGCGCCGCGGGCCGGATGGGCAATGGCCCCTTCGTGGACGACGCTGAGTTCGCTTCGATCCGCGCCATGGAGGAAGCGGGTCAGGACCGCGAGGCCGCCGGCGAGTGGGTCGCGTGGGAGAAGCGACATCCCCAGAGCGCGATGAGAGGCGAGGCGCGCCTGGCCCAGGCGTGGAACGCTCTGCGCCGCGGCGACACCGATATCGCGGCCAGACAGCTGGCCGCATTGACCCAGACGAATCCTTGGTATGAGCGCGACTCCCGCTTCGGCCTCGCCAAGGGCACCCTCCTCTATACGCAGGGGAAACCGATCGAAGCGCTCGCCGCTGTCGGACTCCGGACGCCGGGGCCCGCCGCCACCTATCTCCGCGGGCTCTGCTATAGGGGCCAGGGGTCGGTCCTCCAATCGGCCGCGTCGTTTCAGGAGGTCGCGGAGCGCTACCCCGACTCTCCCCTCCGCGATCCGGCGATGCTCGCCAAGGCGGACGCGTTCCTCGTCGCTCGCGACTACCGCAGCGCCTCCGAGGAATTCGCCCGCGTCGTGAAGAAGGCGCACGATCCGCGGGTCATCGGTGAAGCCGAGGTCCGCGGCGCCGGCTCCCTCTTCCTGGCGGGCGCCGCCGACTCCTCGCTCGCGATTCTCCGCGGCATCGTGCAGCGGTACCCGGACACCGACGTCGCCGCGCGGGCCCAGTTCCTCGTCGGCGAGGTGCTCCTGAGCCGCGGCCAGTACGCCGAGGCGATCGTCGAGATGAATCGCGTCCTGAGCCAGTACTTCCAGCACTCCGTCGCCGCGAGTGCCCAGTACCGCGTGGGGCGCTGCCTCGACGCGCTCGGCCGGAAGGGCGACGCGACCGGCACCTACCAGGCGGTCGTGTCGGGCTACCCGCTCGAGCCGGAGGCGCCGGCGGCCGCCTACCTCGCGGGCGTCGGTCTCCTCTCGCAGGGGAAGGCTCGCGCCGCGGCTCCCTACTTCCAGATCGTCCTGGACCGCTACGTGGCGCAAATGGACAAGCCGAACCTCGACATGTTCCGCTCGCCCGAGCGTCTCGAGCTTGTGGACGCGGCCCTCTGCCTGCTCCTCTACTCCTACCACCGGGCCGGAGATCTCGGGCAGCTCGCGGGCGCTCCCCACGTGCTGCTCGAGAAGATGCCGCCGAGCCGGTCGCCGTGGCGGGCCTATGCCCTTCTCATCGATGCCGACGCTTCGGCGTCGCAGGCCCGATACCCCGAGTCGCAGGCGACGTTGCAACGCCTGACGCATGACTTCCCGGACAATCCGATCGGGGCCAACGCGACGAAGCTCCTTGCTTGGACCTACGCGCGACAGGGACGCGACAGCCTGGCCATCGCGACCGAGGAGCGCCTCGTCGCCCGCTACGGCGGGAGCGCCAATCCCGACATCGTCTCGGCGGCTTACCTGGACATCGCGCACGACCGGTTCAACGAGAAGAACTACCGGGCGGCCGCCTTGGGCTATGAGGCCTTCCTCAAGCGGTTCCCGACGCACCCGCGCCGCCTCCTGGCCCACTACCAGGCCGGACTGGCGTACGTCCGGTTGAACCGGGCCGGGGACGCGGTCGACCACTGGGAAGCGATCGTCAAGGACAGCGCGAGCGCGCCGATCGCCGAGCGCGCGTGGGCCCGTGCCGGCGACCTCTACTTCCAGGCGCAGCGCTACGAGGAGGCCAAGCGGTGCTACCGCGGGCTGCTCGAGAACTTCGCCCAGACCGACGCGGCGGGGCTCGCGATGCTCCGGATGGGACAGTGCGAGTACAACGCCGGGTATGACGGGGCCGCGCTCCAGCGCTACTCCGAGGTCATCGCCCGATTCCCCGACACGCCATACGCCAAGGAGGCTCAACGGGGGTCCGAGCTGTCGCTCTACCGCCTGGGCCAGACCGCGAAGGGGACCGCGGAGCTGGCGAAGCTGGTCGAGCAGTATCCGACCGGATCGTTCGCGGGCGACGCCCTGTTCCAGATCGCGAAGAACGACTACCAGGCGAAGCGGTACGCCGCGGCCGCCGACGGGTTCCGACGCGTCGTGAGCCAGTTCCCCGGCTACTCGGCGGCGGATCAGGCCCAGTACCTCCTCGCCGACTCCTACGCGCACGCCGGCTCTCTGGAAGAGTCGCGGATGGCGTACGAACAGTTCCTGGCCTTCTTCCCGACCAGCGAGCTTCGCCCGACGGCGGAGTTCCAGCTCGGTCTCCAGCAGTTCCAGGCCAAGGACTACATGCGCGCCGCGGTCTCCTTCACGCAGGTCCTTGGCGAGAGCGCGAGCGTGGACGTTCGCTCGGCGTCTCGGTACAACCTGGCCCTCTGCCAGCGGCAGCTGGGACAGACCGATGAGGCCAAGGCGGCGCTCCTCCGCTATCGGGAGGAGCATCCGAACGACGCGCGCGCAGCCGACATCGCCTATCAGATCGGCGATCTCGAGGAGGCGGTCGGCAATCAGGCCACGGCGCTCGACGAGTTCCAGAAGGCCCTGGCTTCGCGGCCCTCGCCTGCCCTCGAACTGGAGCTCAACTACCGGGTGGGGCGCGGCCTGGAGGAGCAGGGGAACGTCGACGCGGCGCTCAAGGCGTACAACCGGGCGACCGCTTCCACCGATCTTAAGAACGCCTTCCGGCTCTCCGCGGTCGCGCGCTGCGCGGCGATCTACGAGGCGAAGAAGGACTACGTGCGGGCGATGTATGCGTATCGAGACATCGCGCAGAATTCGAAGGATAACGAGCTGGCCGCCGCGGCGAAAGGACGGGCTTCAGAGCTTGAATCGCGTGGGGTGAAGAAGCGGTAA
- a CDS encoding NAD-dependent epimerase/dehydratase family protein, protein MRPPYRPQRILLTGAADPVGRLLLPALAGLGAPIRALARPGGPPLPASRIAELRLGDLERPGSLRGLADGCDVVVHAATRPGFTRLGRARQRRINVEGTEAVLRESQSAEAKVFVLLGYTGTIQERGVLSAPVDEETPPEGEYESDSVRMICEAEALVLEANRVGSLRTMVVSPGILAAPGVPTALGGLIATFLRRELPFRLLDEVWLAMSGGGEIGRGTVAAIERGRGGRRYFATGECLRLGQLYERMTRVTGIPAPRRRLPDLLVEELGMLTPVLPPRSFLRQLVLPRELVLHLLRLAPLDNTRTRAELGFSPTPLDDLLLRFARTEGILAGDVAGAAG, encoded by the coding sequence ATGCGACCGCCCTACCGACCACAGCGGATTCTCCTCACCGGCGCCGCCGACCCGGTCGGCCGCCTCCTCCTCCCGGCCTTGGCCGGACTGGGAGCGCCGATTCGCGCCCTCGCGCGCCCGGGGGGGCCGCCCCTTCCCGCGTCCCGCATTGCGGAGCTTCGCCTGGGCGACCTCGAGCGGCCCGGGAGCCTTCGCGGGCTCGCGGACGGCTGCGACGTCGTGGTGCACGCGGCCACGCGGCCCGGCTTCACCCGGCTTGGCCGGGCTCGGCAGCGGCGGATCAACGTGGAGGGGACCGAAGCGGTCCTGCGCGAGAGCCAGAGCGCGGAGGCGAAGGTGTTCGTGCTGCTCGGCTATACGGGGACGATCCAGGAGCGGGGAGTTCTCTCGGCGCCGGTCGATGAGGAGACGCCGCCGGAGGGCGAGTACGAGTCCGACTCCGTGAGGATGATCTGCGAGGCGGAGGCGCTGGTCCTGGAAGCGAACCGCGTCGGCTCCCTTCGCACCATGGTCGTGAGCCCCGGAATCCTGGCCGCGCCGGGGGTGCCCACGGCCCTCGGGGGACTGATCGCGACTTTTCTGAGGCGCGAGCTCCCGTTTCGCCTGCTGGACGAGGTCTGGCTCGCGATGAGCGGCGGCGGGGAAATCGGGCGCGGCACGGTCGCGGCGATCGAGCGGGGGCGGGGAGGAAGGCGCTACTTCGCGACCGGGGAGTGCCTTCGCCTGGGGCAGCTCTACGAGCGGATGACGCGGGTGACCGGGATCCCCGCGCCGCGGAGGCGGTTGCCCGATCTTCTGGTCGAGGAGCTCGGGATGCTCACGCCGGTGCTCCCACCACGATCGTTCCTACGTCAGCTCGTCCTTCCGCGCGAGCTCGTGCTCCATCTCCTCAGGCTCGCGCCGCTTGATAACACCCGAACGCGCGCCGAGCTCGGGTTCAGCCCCACGCCGCTGGATGATCTGCTCCTCCGCTTTGCCCGGACCGAGGGGATCTTAGCCGGCGACGTGGCTGGCGCCGCGGGCTGA